A genomic stretch from Setaria italica strain Yugu1 chromosome VII, Setaria_italica_v2.0, whole genome shotgun sequence includes:
- the LOC111258038 gene encoding S-locus-specific glycoprotein S6-like: MDMANLHVFFLLFLILSSFCESKSNDRLTQATSLSPGNMLISEGRVFALGFFSPTNSSRSLYLGIWYHNIPDPERTVVWVANRDSPISNSSLVKLTVTNTSELVLFDSDGRTVWMTANTTTTGGPGAVAVLLDTGNFVLRLLNGTDIWQSMDHPTDTILPNTRILLSYKAQVFGRLVAWKGPDDPSSGDFSVGMDPSSNLQIFIWKGSLPYKRPEVINEVSVSGGTYQSNTTSVMSQLLYYRGDGFYFSYTVSDGSPYTRILLDYRGNLSLLSWNNTTLSWTLASYSPRGCDLYASCGPFGYCDMTAAPTCRCPDGFELLDSLNFSRGCKRKEALRCGKENYFTTMPNMKVPDKFLHIRNRSLDECASECTRNCSCVAYAYANLSNDGITGDTSRCLVWTGDLIDMEKASFAENLYIRLGESPGMHVPVHLILISFP, encoded by the coding sequence ATGGACATGGCCAACCTTCATGTTTTCTTCCTCCTATTCTTGATCCTGAGTTCTTTCTGCGAGTCCAAGTCCAACGACCGGCTAACACAAGCAACCTCACTCTCCCCTGGCAACATGCTCATCTCTGAGGGGCGAGTCTTTGCTCTCGGCTTTTTCTCCCCAACCAACTCCAGCAGGAGTTTATACCTTGGAATCTGGTACCACAACATCCCCGACCCAGAGCGCACCGTCGTGTGGGTCGCCAATCGTGACAGCCCAATCTCCAACTCTTCATTGGTGAAGCTCACAGTCACCAATACTTCAGAGCTGGTGTTGTTCGACTCCGATGGCCGCACTGTTTGGATGACGGcgaacaccaccaccactggAGGTCCTGGAGCTGTCGCGGTTCTACTCGACACAGGTAACTTTGTGCTCCGGTTGCTCAACGGCACAGACATATGGCAAAGCATGGATCATCCCACCGACACCATACTTCCAAACACGAGGATCTTGCTGAGCTACAAGGCACAGGTGTTTGGACGCCTCGTTGCTTGGAAGGGTCCTGATGATCCATCTAGTGGGGACTTCTCCGTAGGCATGGATCCCAGCTCGAACCTTCAAATCTTCATCTGGAAGGGGAGTCTGCCGTACAAGCGCCCCGAGGTTATTAACGAAGTGTCAGTATCCGGCGGCACGTACCAGAGCAACACTACCTCTGTCATGTCCCAGCTTCTGTACTACAGGGGGGATGGGTTCTACTTCTCCTACACAGTCTCTGATGGATCACCCTACACACGCATCTTGCTTGACTACAGAGGCAACTTGAGCCTCCTGAGCTGGAACAACACCACCTTGTCGTGGACACTTGCTTCTTATAGCCCCAGAGGCTGTGACCTCTATGCCTCGTGTGGCCCGTTCGGTTACTGCGACATGACTGCTGCCCCAACATGCCGGTGCCCTGATGGGTTCGAGCTCTTAGACAGTCTCAACTTCTCCAGAGGATGCAAGCGAAAGGAAGCTCTAAGATGTGGAAAGGAGAACTATTTCACGACCATGCCTAATATGAAGGTCCCTGACAAATTCTTGCACATTAGGAATAGAAGCTTGGACGAGTGTGCATCCGAGTGCACGAGAAATTGCTCGTGTGTGGCATATGCCTACGCCAACCTAAGCAATGATGGCATTACGGGCGACACATcgaggtgtttggtttggaccGGGGATCTCATCGACATGGAGAAGGCCAGCTTTGCAGAGAACTTGTACATCAGGCTTGGCGAATCTCCTGGTATGCACGTTCCAGTACATCTCATCTTAATTTCTTTTCCATGA
- the LOC101767132 gene encoding G-type lectin S-receptor-like serine/threonine-protein kinase B120 gives MMDMVYIPIFILVFFSSPCQSNNQLTQAKPLFLKDKLVSEGGDFALGFFSPTNSSRKLYIGIWYNSIPERTVVWVANRDNPINSPSSAKLAITNNSELVLSDSQGQSIWKTNNTRGGAGAFAVILNSGNFVLRLPNGRDIWQSFDHPTDTILPTMRFILRYKAPPAATRFFAWKGPDDPSTGDISCGLDPTLNLEMFIWNRTLPYIRFSIVNGVSVSGGTYQINGSSIIMYEEMISTRDELYCKYTVSPGSPYMRFSLDYTGKLRLFSWSSAASSWAVIFERPTADCDLYASCGPFGFCDLTEAIPTCHCPDGFEVVNQLNFSRGCRRKEAIKCGKESYFTTMPNMKVPDKFLHIRNRSFDQCASECTRNCSCVAYAYANLSNAGTTGDTSRCLVWTGDLIDMQKASFIAENLYIRLGESPVQKKSNLLKILLPVLVYVLLLVFTALIWTCKYRGTQKKKKAQKRMMLEYLRSTDEAGDKNIEFPFISFEDIVLATDNFSDSNMLGKGGFGKVYKGMLEGANEVAIKRLSKGSGQGTHEFRNEVILIAKLQHKNLVKLLGCCIHEDERLLVYEYLPNKSLDYFLFDSSRKPLLQWPTRRKIIQGIARGILYLHQDSRLTIIHRDLKASNILLDKEMIPKISDFGMARIFCGEQIQANTNRVVGTYGYMSREYAMEGIFSVKSDTYSFGVLLLEIVSGLKISSPHLIMDFPNLIAYAWKLWKDGKTEDFLDSTVMDNCSLHEVSRCVHIGLLCVQDSPNCRPLMSTVVFMLENESTPLPAPKQPVYFSPQGSEKAGDNTESSMNGLSLTALEGR, from the exons ATGATGGATATGGTGTATATTCCCATCTTCATCCTCGTATTCTTTAGTTCTCCCTGCCAATCCAACAACCAGCTAACACAAGCAAAGCCACTCTTCCTCAAAGACAAGCTCGTTTCAGAGGGCGGGGACTTTGCTCTTGGATTCTTCTCCCCAACCAATTCGAGTCGCAAGTTATACATCGGAATTTGGTACAACAGTATCCCAGAGCGCACCGTGGTGTGGGTCGCCAACCGTGACAACCCAATCAACTCCCCTTCATCAGCGAAGCTCGCCATCACCAACAATTCAGAGTTAGTGTTGTCAGATTCCCAAGGCCAAAGTATTTGGAAGACGAACAACACAAGGGGAGGTGCTGGAGCTTTTGCGGTAATACTCAACTCTGGAAACTTTGTCCTTCGGTTACCAAACGGCAGGGACATATGGCAAAGCTTTGATCACCCGACCGACACAATTCTTCCAACCATGAGGTTTATCCTGAGATACAAAGCACCGCCGGCGGCAACACGCTTCTTTGCTTGGAAGGGCCCTGATGATCCATCAACCGGTGATATCTCTTGCGGCTTGGATCCCACCTTGAACCTTGAGATGTTCATTTGGAACAGGACTTTGCCGTACATCCGTTTCTCTATTGTTAATGGTGTTTCAGTATCTGGTGGCACATACCAGATCAACGGTAGCTCCATCATCATGTACGAAGAGATGATCAGCACAAGGGACGAGCTATACTGTAAGTACACAGTCTCACCTGGCTCACCCTACATGCGTTTTTCATTAGACTACACAGGCAAGTTGAGGTTGTTTAGTTGGAGCAGCGCCGCATCGTCATGGGCAGTCATCTTTGAGCGTCCGACGGCTGATTGTGATCTCTATGCCTCTTGTGGCCCATTCGGCTTTTGCGACCTCACGGAGGCAATCCCGACATGCCACTGCCCTGACGGTTTCGAGGTTGTCAACCAGCTCAACTTCTCGAGAGGATGCCGGAGAAAGGAAGCGATAAAATGTGGAAAGGAGAGCTATTTCACAACCATGCCTAATATGAAGGTCCCTGACAAGTTCTTGCACATTAGGAATAGAAGCTTCGACCAGTGTGCATCCGAGTGCACAAGGAATTGCTCGTGTGTGGCATATGCCTACGCCAACCTAAGCAATGCTGGCACTACGGGCGACACATcgaggtgtttggtttggacagGGGATCTCATCGACATGCAGAAGGCCAGCTTTATTGCAGAGAATTTGTACATCCGGCTAGGTGAATCCCCTG TTCAAAAGAAGAGCAATTTACTGAAGATTTTACTCCCGGTTCTAGTATATGTGCTGCTACTCGTATTCACAGCCCTGATCTGGACATGCAAATACAGAG GCacacagaaaaagaagaaagccCAGAAGAGAATGATGCTAGAATATTTGAGGTCTACGGATGAAGCTGGGGATAAGAACATAGAGTTTCCATTTATTAGTTTTGAAGACATTGTTTTGGCCACGGACAATTTCTCCGACTCAAATATGCTTGGGAAGGGAGGCTTTGGCAAAGTTTACAAG GGAATGTTGGAAGGTGCAAATGAAGTAGCCATCAAGAGACTTAGTAAGGGATCTGGACAAGGAACACATGAGTTCAGAAATGAAGTAATCTTGATAGCCAAATTGCAGCACAAGAACCTAGTTAAGCTCCTTGGTTGCTGTATTCATGAAGATGAAAGGTTGCTAGTTTACGAATACTTACCCAACAAAAGCTTGGATTACTTCCTCTTTG ACTCTTCAAGAAAACCGCTGCTTCAATGGCCGACAAGGCGTAAGATAATTCAAGGAATTGCTAGAGGAATTCTTTACCTCCACCAAGATTCAAGATTAACAATAATCCATAGAGATCTGAAAGCAAGCAACATTTTGCTAGATAAAGAGATGATCCCTAAGATATCAGATTTTGGCATGGCTAGGATATTTTGTGGTGAGCAGATCCAAGCAAATACAAATCGAGTTGTAGGGACATA TGGCTACATGTCCCGTGaatatgcaatggaaggcatcTTTTCAGTTAAATCTGACACCTACAGCTTCGGTGTTCTACTACTGGAGATTGTAAGTGGATTAAAGATCAGCTCACCACATCTTATAATGGATTTTCCTAACCTCATAGCATAT GCATGGAAGTTGTGGAAAGATGGCAAAACAGAGGATTTCTTGGACTCAACTGTTATGGATAATTGTTCCCTCCACGAGGTTTCAAGATGCGTCCACATAGGACTTTTGTGTGTTCAAGACAGTCCCAACTGTAGGCCGCTCATGTCAACCGTTGTGTTCATGTTGGAGAATGAATCAACACCACTTCCAGCACCAAAACAACCTGTATATTTTTCACCACAGGGTTCTGAAAAGGCCGGTGACAACACGGAGTCATCCATGAATGGCCTGAGCCTCACGGCATTAGAGGGTCGTTAG